The window ACGGTGGAGCAGGTGCCAGTAGGCCTTCATGGTTGTTTCGGATCTAAACTCACCCAATGAAACCAGAAACGCTGGCTGGAAGCTCAGGGCAGCAAGGCTGAAATCGTTGCCGCGCAACACATCGCCATCACCGTTTATCGTCACCTCGATGGCCTCAAGCGGATGCAGTTTCTTATTCTCGATATACTGCTTATCGATCTCCACCCGAAACTTACCCGGCAACACGTTCATAAAGAGGTAGAAGCCATCATATTCGCTCTCCCCCTTCTGCACCACGTTACCGAGCTCGTCTAGTAGGACAAGGGGGGCATAGGCCGCCGGCTTTTCACCGCCATGACCATCCTCCAGGTAGACCATGCCTTCGATTTCACCAGTGGTGACCACAGGTATATCTAGGGTCTCCACCAATCCCGGTCTAGGTGTAATCGAGATCCCGGGGCGACTGGGCATCCAATAGGGGTCCTCCAGACTGCCTAACTCTAGTTCAATATCCGTGGTGCGATAAGCGGGCAGGCCACGCAAAAAAGCAATCCCCTTGTCATTAGTAGAAGCTCTGCGGTATACCTGGGTGCCTTTTACCTTGGCACCCACCACTGGCGGCTCATCTTGGTCGTAGCGGCCGTTTAGGTTCAAGTCCTGAAATACGCGCACACTGATGGCACCGTTTTGCGCCAGGCGGCGGCGGTCTATATAAAGGTCACTTTCCTGAGGATCCCAGCTCAGGCTAAATAGGGTGTTCAGGCCCAGGAACCATTCGCCGCGATCATCGTAGGAGAGGGTAGAGCTCAGGTAAAACGTATCGGCTTTCCAGTTCAACCTCATATCCGCTTTATACCTTTCGGTTTGGGGCCAATAGTTAATGCCAAGCGCGCTGTTAAGTGAGGAGCTGAGGGCGTGGCTGAGCTCGGTATCCAGCTGGGTAATCTCGGCCTTAGGCGACAAGCTGTAATCAACCCCTAACTCCCAAGTAAAGCTGGAAAAACGCTTGCGCAGCAAAGCGCTGCCGATTTGCCAGTCCTCTGCTTCACCCACCTCAGGCTCGGTTCTTTGATAAGTAAAGCTGTTGCTCAGGTAATAGGACGACTGGTAGAGGCTGAGACGGTTTTGTAGCGAAAAGCTCGGTTGGTCGATATCGCCATAGCGGCGGCTAACACCCTGCTCATAGTTGAGCGCAGTCTGCCGGCCCTGGAAAAGCGAGCCAGCCAGTGTCACATTGTCATTAAGCTGACCATCATCAGCATTATGCGAGAAATTCAGTGCATGTTTACCCAAAAAGGTTTTCCCCCCCATCCGGTAAGCGCCGTTGTTGTCAACTCCGGCCTGCATCAGCAGGTGGTCAAACAGGGAAAAACTAGCGTCTAAAGAGTAAGCTGCGTTACGTCTTTCCATCTTGGAAAAGGTTGCATCTAACAACAATTTGTCGCTCAGGCTTTTACTATACTTACCGGCCAGATGCCAGCCGGCAGCATTGGCAATGGGCTGGTTGAGAAACAGGCTGCCGGGTTGGGTCAGGGAGAGATCGAAATAGTGCTGCTTTTGCACTGTGCGGCTGTCTACCAGCACCTGCTTGGTCTTTTCCCGGATCTGGCCTTGCGGACCGTAAAAGACCAGTCTAAGGGTGTTGTTGCCGTAGAGCAGTTCGATATCGTTGAACACATAGCGACCATCCGGCCCGGCGGTCAGCGCACTTATCAGTACGTCATTACGGTAAAGCTCCACATCCCAGCCGGGCTGAATATCTCCCTGCAAATCCAGAGTGTCTAACTCGGTATTGCCCGTCAACGGCCTGTTGCTAAAGCTCAATCCCCGTTCCTGGACGCTGGCACCGGCTACCGGTACAACGTCGCCAAAGCGGTATTGGCTGGCGTTTACGGGACCCAATAGACTCCCCTCAGGGGAGGTTTTTTCCAATGTCAGGCGTGCAGTGTCTAGTTCATTGTTCGAGCCGCCACCGAGGTAATATTGACTGGTGAAATAGCCCAGATCATGGCGACCCAAGACGGAATAGCCGAGGTTGACCTCTTCGCTTGAATAGGTGGCGTTGGTGCTGATGTCCAACAGGGGCGCGGACAACAGTTTGTGATCACTTTTGCGCAGTGGTAAAGCCGGCTTGGCGCTGGCTATTTTTTTCCTGCTTTTTTGTCTCTGTTTGCGCGCCAGAGCTGCCTGGAGCGGCAGAGGTTGCTCTGGTTTCAACATCAACGTCATAGCACCGAAGTCAAATGTCATTTTGATATTAAACCAGCGGCCGAGATCGTCGGCATGAATATAAATATCATCCGCCAGGATCTGAAAGTGTGAGGCTGGCAGAGGGTAGACAATCCCGTTTGCCTCGGCTTTAGCCTGGCTGTCGGCGGCAGCTTGCTCACCATCCTTTTCGGGCAGGTTCAGCCTAAAGCTCTGGCCCTCATTGATATACCAGCCAGCGGCCGACGATGTTTCGCTGTCCAGCTCAATGGCGAAATTCAGTAGCTCGACAAACTGGCCAAAGGCGATAAGGGCGCTACTTTGATGCTTGATGGCAAACAGATCGCCGATCACTAGGTCGTCGATGCGCACCTCTAGCAGCAGCTCTTCACCATCGGCGATACCTCGGCTGTCATCTGCCGTTGGAGCGTCAGCAGGCACCAGACCAAAATCTGGTTCCTGATATTTACGGTTGATCGTGCGGATCAACTCAAACAGTTCTGACTGGGCAACAGCGGGCGTGCAGACCGGCCAAAGCAGGCCCAGCAGCAGCCATTTAAGCGGATGGTGCAGGGACATAAAGTTAAGGTGCTAATCGGTAGTCGCTGATGGTCAGCTGCTGCTCCGCCAGGGTGCGGTCGCCAAACTCATCGTCTCCCTGGTAAATCAGGCGCAGGGTGCCGTCCCGGGCAATGGGATCGTGAAACGGCAGACGAACCAGGCGTTGACTGTTGTCATGGAAAACCGCCACGTTGTTAAGGGTCGCTATCTGGCGCTCTTTGCCGCCCTCATGTGGTAGCCAGAAGGCTTTCAGACTACCGAAGGTGCTGTGCAGGCCAGAGCGGTTAATAGCAAAGGTTACCCCATCTGGCTTAGCACTGCCCGCATCCCGGTAGAGCTTCACCGGGCCAAATTCCGCAGCGGCGTCAAGGCCGCCGACGCGCACGATCACCGGGATAGAAAAGCTCAGCCGAAGGTTTAATTGAAGACCCACGCCCTCGGTTTGCCTGCGATCCTTGCTGCCGGGCAGGGCAGCAAGTAGCAGGTGGGAGCGATACTCCCCGGGAGCTAGATCTTTGGGACGGCGCACCGCGATGCGAACCTGCTGGCGCTCGCCGGGTTTGAGTGTTACCTGTCTTGGGCTGAACCTGAGCATGTGGCTGGCGGTATTAAAGCCGACTAATTCGCTCTCGCTAAGCGACTGATAGAGGCCGTTGGGCAACTGCCTTTGCTGCTGAAACTCCAGTCGGTAGGTCTTGGTCTCGCTGCTGGTATTCATCAGAAAGACCTTAGTGCTACGATCTCTCTCGGCAAAGGTCACTCGGGTCGGCGAGATCAAAAGGCTGGCGCTGGCGTTGCTGGCAAGTAAAACAGGCAGCAGCAAGGTGGCGAGCAGTGACAGGGTTTTTCTGTTTATTTTCAACAGCATGTAATTCCTAAACTTTATTGATGGGTGATTTGTAGAGTTATATGGGGATTGTCGTATTTGGCATCCAGGTAGTGACCCTCACCCGAGGTGGCCAGAGTGGCACCAACCCATACCCGGGCCTCGCCCTTAGCGTTGGTTCTGACCCAGGGTTTGACGTTTAACTGCTTAATGGTGAAGCGGCTGCCAGCGTTGCCGCCGTGGCTCAGGCTGTTAGCGCTCTCGGGCAGGCTGGTCGTGATATGCAGATAGCTGCCTGCCTGGAAACCGGAGAGCAGAAATTCGGCTGGGTGGCCTTGCTCTATTACCACGATATTAGGGTCATACTTTCGTGAGCCGTCCGGGTTAATCTGGTAGTTATAGATATTGTCGTTGTTGCGCAATGCGATAACCCCGAAGTCAAGCGGCTTAACCTGAGTGATCTCCCCAGCCCAGGCTCCGCCGGTGAGCAGGCATATTGCCAGCGTCGATAACAAGCGGTTACGCATTATTTCTCCATAAACTCTTGTACTGGACAATTTAACTGAGGCAAGCCAGTAAGCCGGCCCGCCTCTTTGCTTTAGTATTTAATGGTCACTGCATATGTACCGCTGTATACAGCATCGTCATAAGCAGCATTCCCCGCTTTTTGGGTGTTCAAGGTTGCACCTACCAGTAATACTAGGTTGCCGTTGCTGTCTGTTCTGGCTTCACCTTTTCCTTCTGTTAATTCAACAGGACCATCATTTGTAGCAGCTTCAAAGTCGCTTAGGGTAAACTTCAGTGATTCCGGCGCTGCATTTTCCATTTTCAACTCGATAGTATCTGCATCTTTCGGCAACGTGATATTCAGGTTGGTATATTTGGCCGCGTTGCTCACTGTAAAGATACCTGGCGATACATTGGTTTTATCAATTGCGGTAATACTGCCAGCTGTCTTGTCAGTAGTTTGTGTTCCTGCGATGTCCGAAGTTAGCTCGCCGGTTGCAGGCACCAACTTCAGTGTTGCCGCAGCAGCAGTATCATCACCAGCGACTGCCGCTATGGTGCCGAAGTTTAATGAAGCCGTTTCGACGATATCCAGGGTATTTTTGACCTCGACCGATGCCGTCCCTTTGCCGTTAAACTCAGGTGCTACGCCCTCTGCGTAGGCAGAGCTGGCAAATACTGCCAGTGCTGCATAAGCCAGTTTTTTGTTATTTTTCAATGTTAACTCCTTTTGTTTCCAAGATAAGTGGGCGGCCAAGCGCCACCGTTAGATTATTCAATAAAGATAAAGAGAACTTACTAAACCAATAGACGTGGGCGTATTGTTTAAGCACAGCCACTAAAAGCAGGGGGCAGGGCTAACCAATCGGCTATCCTTTAACCTTACTGTCAGCACATACTTACGCCGGTTGATTTACTTTATATAAGCGATATTCTGTTCATCAGACAAAGGCTTGCCGCTCAGCGGCCTTACCATACAGTCCAGTCCGTCGGTCTTAAGTTGCCGACACAATGCTTGTGCTGTCACCTTATCTTTAACTGGGCCGGCAAGTAGACGATAAAGCTTCTCCTTTTTTGGCCCGATATAAACTGGTGTTAGATAAAAACGTTTGTCTGACAGAAGTTCAGGCGACTTCTTCACCAGTTTCTTTTTATTTGACTCGATATATTGAAGCCATCTATAGGTGCCAACTTGTAATGCATATTGTTGGGTTTTAGGCTGAGCGTCTTTCTCTTTATCAGCTGAAGCCTTGATTGCTTTATCGCCTGCATCGACCACTGCCATCAACTTATGATCTTTTACTTCAGGGAGGATCTTATTTGGCGCTGGCTTAGGAGAAGAGGAAGCCATTTTATCCAGTTGACCGATCAGATTTTTAAAATCCGACTCCAACGCGGCCAACCGGTTAATGCCTGGGCGGTATTGCTCCCACTCCGTATTTTGTTGATCAAGACGATCTCTCAACTCTTCGACTTGTGCTTGAATAGCCTGGTACTCAGATGTGTTTGTGGGTTTGCTGGTTGCACAGGAAGCCAGTAATAGACAAAAGCCAACGATTAACAACTTTGATATCGCGGTGCTTGTATATGGACCTTGAACTGTATTCGACCGACAACCTTGCCTTGTAAGCTTATTATTGGATGCCTTAATTATTCGCACGCATTATACCTAGAAGACAACTTATTGATATTTATAATATGATGCGAAGTTTAATCAAGGGGGTAAAACTAATCAATAGCTAAGAACAGGATTACGCGATGGGGTTAAAAGAACAGTCAAGCAAGAGCTTCTCTCTGAGCTAGCCATCCCAAGCAACTTATGACTGTTTTCCTATAACGCTATCTTCTATGAGGAAGCGTGATATTTACTCTTCGATGGGTAGAGAACAACAGTACATTAAATGGCTAGTCGGAATAGCACGTGCAATACCTGATGTGATGGTCTTGTTGATAGACGTTGTTGGAAGGCGAAATAGATAAGGTTTTTTGAATAGCAATAAAAAAACCGACACTACCAAATGTCGGTTTTTTAAGTATCAATAGAAAGAGTCTACTTAATCGTTTTGAATCAGTGTCAGAGCTTTGCGAGAGACTTCGTGCGCTGCTTTAGTTAGGTTTTGCTTCTCTAGTGTGTCTGCTAAAAAAGCGTAATCAGAGACGTCAGAGCGCAGTTTTAAGGCTGCTTCAAATTGCTCTTGAGACTCAATCCACTTCTCTTGACGGAAGTAGAAGTGCGCCAATGCACTGTGTGCAGCCGCATTGTCTGATTCTTTCTTAATGACGCCTTCAAGGAAGACAACGATCGGATGGATATCTGGTACATTTAACTCTGGAAGAAGCTCGTACAGCTCAGGCGCTGGCGTTTTATTCAATGCTTCTTTAATGACGGTAAATGCTTCGTTATCTGCTTTACGGGCAATCAGCTCGCGAGCAAAACATGCGATCAAATGAGGGTCTTGTTTTACTTTGCGAGCCAAACTATTCCAGTGAGAAATCAGTCCCTCACTGCCTTGCTGTTGAGCAACTTCGTGTAGCAATCCGCATTGCGCTGTTTTAATCAGCTCAATTTCTTCGTCTGAGGTGACCAGTTTCGCTTTGTTTAGCTGAGGCATTAAGTCAATTAAAGGTTGCCATAGCTTCAACTGCATGTAGGTGGTTTTCAGCAGATTCAAGACTACCGGGTTGCTTGCGTATTGATTTTTTAGTGACGAGAGTGTGTCAAATGCCGCGCCAAACTCATTGTCGCGGATAAACTGTTTGGCACGTGTCAGTTCAACGGCTAGGTGTGCGTTTTCTTGCTGACTTGCCAGTTCCAAGTACTTGTCACGTTTCTCTTTATCACCTTGTCCTTGAGCGGCTTCTGACGCTACTAGGTAGCACAAAAGTGGCATGTCGTGGTGATTTGCCCAGCGAGTTACCTTCTTCTCAGCACCCTTCCAATCACCTTCTAGTAATTTGATGATGCCTTCATTTGTGTAACGTCGAGAACGACGCATTTTACGTACACTGAAGTAGTTCCAGGTACTTGAACTCGCGTAGACCAGTTTCTTGATTAGGTATTCTAAAATGAATAGGCCAGCAAGCGCTGCGATAATAAAAATGACCAGCGTTGTCACGCTCATCTCAATGGTTTTCTCGGCGATTGAGATAAGAACATAACCCTGTTGACCTGAGTATTGTGTACCTACAAACAGGCCTGCTCCCAGAATGGCAAATAGGAAAATAAGACGAAACATTATTTATCCTCCGTGCCTGTCATTGTGGTTACTTCACGACGCAGACGCTCACGAATGACGTCAGATAGCCGAGACTGACTTTCCAGTTTAGCCGGGTATTCAACTTGGATGTTTTGCTGGCTCAACTGGCCGATCGTTTTGTTGAACTCTTTAACTGAGTTGTCGTCTTGATTAAAGAATGTCAGCGCCCATTTATCTGCTGTTTTAAGCGAGGTTGAGTACACTTCACCTTGTTCTTGGTAAACCGCTTTGATAGCCGTTGCTAGCTTGGCTTTAATGTTCTCTTTGAGGTAGAAGTGCTGCTGAGGGGAAAGCAGCGGGATGACGTTGCCATCGCGGGTGCGGAAAGTAATAAAGTTTTCTGAGAAGTCCTTAAGGGACGTCATCAGGTTATCTTGCCAGTTCGCGATATCTTCAGACACTTCTTGCTCAGTAACCGCAGCTGCTTCTGGAAGTAGAGCATTCGCCAGTGGCATTTTGTCGACTTGTTGTTGCAACGCCGTCAGACGCAGTACCAATCCGTCGCGGTCAATCAAAGGTACGGTGCGAAGTTTAGTGATGTCATTCGCCATGGCTTTGCGAAGATTGACCAGGCTAGGGTCATTAAGCGCAGCGATACGTTGGTCTGCACTTTCCATCAGTTGAGTCGCACTTTCTACGTCGTGCTCAAGGAACAGTTTACGTCCAGCCAGTTTAACTAAGTAATCGGCTTCTGCTAGTAACCAGTCGTTTGGACGACGGCCTTTTACGTCAGCCACAGCAAGTTGCAAGCTTTCGATGCTTTTCTGCTGCTGACCAAGAACCACTTCTGCTTTATGAGTTACGGTGGTCGCCTTTTCGATGGTTTCTTCTTTAACCTGAGTCAGCTCTTGCTTCATTGATGCTTGAGCGGATTCTAGCTGGCTTTTAAGTTGAGCAATTTGAGCCTGATAATCGGCTTGTTGCTCGTGAAGCTTATAAGCTAAACCGCCACCAAAAATAATAGATAAGATGATGGCGACGGTACCGAGTTTGACGCCCCGTTTTCCTTGTTTTTCTTCAAACTCAACTTTCTTTTGTTCTACAGGCTTTTCTGTATCAGCAGGTTGTGATGATTCCTTTTCAGGCTCAACTTCCTGTTTCGGGGTATCATTTTCAGCTAGCGGTGCCGAAGAGGTTTCTTCAGCAAGGTTTTTATCATTATTTTTTTGGTCGTTATTTTTACTTGTCATGCCTTTATCCTGTGTAGCTAGGGCTGGAGAGCAGCCAGTAATTCTTGGTTTGATGCGCTTCCTGTGCATCTTACCTGAGTAAACCCCTTTTTAATTGCGATGTCGGCGATACGCTGACTGGGGATATACAACTCTTGTTGATTAAGCCAAGCCAATTGTTCAGACGTCAACTGGCTGCACAAATAATCCAGTTGTTCACCACTAGTGACGATAATCTGATGGATTCGTAGGGTTTTCCATAGTGAGATACAGCTTACTGGATCGAATGGGATAAATTCTCTCTTGTAAGTCTCACTATAGTGAACTTTTGCTCCACGTCTCACCAATGCATCTTTAATTAGCTCTCTTCCACCGTTTCCACGCAGAATAACTACGGTCTGTTGGTCTACATCGTTTAACGCTGGGAGTTGCAATAAGTGTTCACTATCACTGACTTGAGGATAGTGTACTTTTTGTTGCGCGCATTTGCTTAAGTAGTGTGCTGTTTTTTGACCAACGGCAAGGTAAATGGCGTGTTTAGGCCATGATATACCGTTGTTTGATAATATTTGCTGCGCGCACTGTACCGCATGTCGGCTGACGGCGATAATAAAGTGAGCATGATGAAGGTGAGCGGAGAGTTGTGTATCCGTGAGATCGGCAACAATGTCGATCAATGGATGATGATATGCGGAAATGCCGTGGCTTTCGAGCAGAGAGCAAAGCCCAACACCTTGCTCTCCCGGCCGAGTGACCAACACTGCCATGATTAGTCGTGATCTGCGTACAGCTTGGTGAGGATGTCGCGTGCACCATTATCCAGCAGTTGATTTGCTAGCTGAACACCGAGTGCTTCGCCATCTTTGCGGTGGCCGCGAATTTCACCGCGAACAATTTGACTTCCGTCTGGCTCTCCGACTAGGGCGCGTAACCAAACCTCATCACCATCAAGCAGAGCGTAGCTGCCAATAGGCACCTGACAGCCGCCTTCCAGTGTCAGGTTCATTGCTCGCTCACACAGTACTCGGTCTACCGTATCTTTATGATTAAGTGGCTCGAGTAACTTGAGCAGTCTTTCGTCATCTAAGCGACACTCAATACCAACTGCGCCTTGACCAACAGCCGGAAGAGATTGCTCAGGTTCAATAAAACTTCTGATACGTTCTTCAAGTTCTAGGCGCTTCAGACCTGCAGCTGCGAGGACGATAGCGTCGTATTCGCCGGCATCCAGTTTTCCAAGGCGCGTACCAACGTTGCCACGTAGATCCTTGATGATCAGATCAGGGCGGTATTCTTTTAATTGGCACTGACGGCGTAGGCTGCATGTACCAACAATTGCTCCTTGAGGTAACTCATCAACGCTACTATAGGTATTAGAAACAAAAGCATCACGAGGGTCTTCGCGTTCGCAGATGGTGACAAGGCCTAATCCTTCAGGGAAGTCGACAGGTACGTCCTTCATTGAGTGCACGGCGAGATCTGCACGGCCTTCCAGCATCGCGACTTCCAGCTCTTTAACGAATAAACCTTTACCGCCCACTTTCGCTAGCGGTGTGTCTAGGATCACGTCACCTTTGGTCACCATGGTTACTAACTCGACTTCTAAACCTGGGTGAGCGGCTTGAAGGGCGTCTTTGACAAAGTAAGCTTGCCACAAAGCAAGTGGGCTTTTTCGAGTTGCAATGCGAATTGGTGTGGATTGTGTCATGATCTTCTCAATGCTGTTTGGATTTGGGTTTATCCTACCATTCTCGTCAAGAAATTCTTACTGTTAGTTGGACATCTGGTGGTGCTATGAATGGAATTACATGATGTTATGAAAATAGTGTGACTAGATTCTCAATTAGACCAAGGACTATTATTAGTTTGAGGCGATTACAAGCGACACTAGCTCGCTGTTAATTTTGTGACTGGAGTATAGTTTTTACTCTGAAACGAATTCGAGCGCTGAAACTTTACCATGCACAATAAAAGTGTTAAATTGATCACGTTTTTAGGCTTTTTGAGTTTAAAATATCATCAGATATCTGTGATTGTTCAACCAAGGAATTACCCTTGCAGGCTTACACCCAAAAAATAATTCAGCGACTAGATAATTTGAATCAGCAACGTGTTGAACGTGCGCTGGCGCTTATGGATTCGCAAAGCCAGCAAGTTTTCCACTTGATTCCTGTCTTGTTGAATTACAACCACCCTGTCATTCCGGGTTACTACGATGCTGACGTACCAGTCGGTGTTTGTTGTCTGGAACCTAATGACGTTCAACAGCAATTCATCGACGATACACAACTTACCATTAGCGATAAGCTAGATGATGCGGTGCAACCTGCAATTCTTGGCTTGTATACCATGGGTAGTACGTCATCGATTGGTCAAAGTACCTCGAGTGACTTGGACATTTGGGTGTGTATTTCGCCGGAGATGGATAGTGATGAGCGAGAGTTACTGACCAACAAGTGTTTATTGATCACTGACTGGGCGCAGACTAAAGGCGTCGAGGCAAACTTCTTCCTTATGGATGAAGAGCGTTTCAGAAGTAACCATTCTGAAGAGATGACCGGTGATAACTGTGGTTCATCACAGCACTTACTATTACTTGATGAATTTTATCGTAGTGCGGTACGTATCGCTGGACAACGATTGTTGTGGCAAATTGTGCCACCAGAGATGGAAGAGTCTTACGACGAGTACGTTTCACAACTTTGTCGCGATGGCCATATCGACTGTAAAGAGTGGATCGATTTTGGCAAATTGAACCGAATTCCTGCGGAAGAGTATTTTGGCTCGAATTTATGGCAGTTGTACAAAAGTATCGATTCTCCTTACAAGTCGGTATTAAAAGCCATTCTGCTTGAAGCTTACTCGTGGGAATACCCTCACACCCAACTATTAAGTATCGATACTAAGCGTCGTTTCTTTGCCCATGAGCCTGATCTCTATGGGATGGATGCGTATTACTTAATGCTGGAGAAAGTCACCCGTTATCTTGAGCGTATTCAAGACCATACTCGTTTAGACTTGGTTCGCCGCTGTTTTTACCTTAAAACCCATGAAAAGCTGTCTCGTCAGCCTGGTGTTGGCTCTGTTGCTTGGCGTCGTGAAGCCTTGAGCGATATGATTACCCGCTGGGATTGGGATGAACGCGTGGTGGCAGAACTTGACGACCGCCGTAACTGGAAAGTCGAGCAGGTTAAAGTGGTGCATCATGCGCTGTTAGATGCGCTGATGCAGAGTTATCGTAATCTCATCCAATTTGCGCGTCGTAACGACATTACTTCGGCTATCAGTCCGCAAGACATCAGTATTCTGGCTCGTAAGCTGTACGCGGCTTTTGAGGTGCTTCCGGGTAAAGTCACGCTGCTGAATCCTCAAATCTCACCAGATTTACATGAACCGGATCTGAGCTTTATCGAAGTGAAGAATGGTGGTGTGAATAAATCGGGCTGGTATCTGTACAAACAACCGTTAGTTGCACACCGTATTCTGGGTCAGCCATATCTGGAGCACCATGAATATCTGAGTAAGCTGGTTT is drawn from uncultured Vibrio sp. and contains these coding sequences:
- a CDS encoding fimbria/pilus periplasmic chaperone; the encoded protein is MLLKINRKTLSLLATLLLPVLLASNASASLLISPTRVTFAERDRSTKVFLMNTSSETKTYRLEFQQQRQLPNGLYQSLSESELVGFNTASHMLRFSPRQVTLKPGERQQVRIAVRRPKDLAPGEYRSHLLLAALPGSKDRRQTEGVGLQLNLRLSFSIPVIVRVGGLDAAAEFGPVKLYRDAGSAKPDGVTFAINRSGLHSTFGSLKAFWLPHEGGKERQIATLNNVAVFHDNSQRLVRLPFHDPIARDGTLRLIYQGDDEFGDRTLAEQQLTISDYRLAP
- a CDS encoding DUF4402 domain-containing protein; the encoded protein is MRNRLLSTLAICLLTGGAWAGEITQVKPLDFGVIALRNNDNIYNYQINPDGSRKYDPNIVVIEQGHPAEFLLSGFQAGSYLHITTSLPESANSLSHGGNAGSRFTIKQLNVKPWVRTNAKGEARVWVGATLATSGEGHYLDAKYDNPHITLQITHQ
- a CDS encoding DUF4402 domain-containing protein, which produces MKNNKKLAYAALAVFASSAYAEGVAPEFNGKGTASVEVKNTLDIVETASLNFGTIAAVAGDDTAAAATLKLVPATGELTSDIAGTQTTDKTAGSITAIDKTNVSPGIFTVSNAAKYTNLNITLPKDADTIELKMENAAPESLKFTLSDFEAATNDGPVELTEGKGEARTDSNGNLVLLVGATLNTQKAGNAAYDDAVYSGTYAVTIKY
- a CDS encoding SPOR domain-containing protein is translated as MLIVGFCLLLASCATSKPTNTSEYQAIQAQVEELRDRLDQQNTEWEQYRPGINRLAALESDFKNLIGQLDKMASSSPKPAPNKILPEVKDHKLMAVVDAGDKAIKASADKEKDAQPKTQQYALQVGTYRWLQYIESNKKKLVKKSPELLSDKRFYLTPVYIGPKKEKLYRLLAGPVKDKVTAQALCRQLKTDGLDCMVRPLSGKPLSDEQNIAYIK
- a CDS encoding heme biosynthesis HemY N-terminal domain-containing protein encodes the protein MFRLIFLFAILGAGLFVGTQYSGQQGYVLISIAEKTIEMSVTTLVIFIIAALAGLFILEYLIKKLVYASSSTWNYFSVRKMRRSRRYTNEGIIKLLEGDWKGAEKKVTRWANHHDMPLLCYLVASEAAQGQGDKEKRDKYLELASQQENAHLAVELTRAKQFIRDNEFGAAFDTLSSLKNQYASNPVVLNLLKTTYMQLKLWQPLIDLMPQLNKAKLVTSDEEIELIKTAQCGLLHEVAQQQGSEGLISHWNSLARKVKQDPHLIACFARELIARKADNEAFTVIKEALNKTPAPELYELLPELNVPDIHPIVVFLEGVIKKESDNAAAHSALAHFYFRQEKWIESQEQFEAALKLRSDVSDYAFLADTLEKQNLTKAAHEVSRKALTLIQND
- a CDS encoding uroporphyrinogen-III C-methyltransferase; this translates as MTSKNNDQKNNDKNLAEETSSAPLAENDTPKQEVEPEKESSQPADTEKPVEQKKVEFEEKQGKRGVKLGTVAIILSIIFGGGLAYKLHEQQADYQAQIAQLKSQLESAQASMKQELTQVKEETIEKATTVTHKAEVVLGQQQKSIESLQLAVADVKGRRPNDWLLAEADYLVKLAGRKLFLEHDVESATQLMESADQRIAALNDPSLVNLRKAMANDITKLRTVPLIDRDGLVLRLTALQQQVDKMPLANALLPEAAAVTEQEVSEDIANWQDNLMTSLKDFSENFITFRTRDGNVIPLLSPQQHFYLKENIKAKLATAIKAVYQEQGEVYSTSLKTADKWALTFFNQDDNSVKEFNKTIGQLSQQNIQVEYPAKLESQSRLSDVIRERLRREVTTMTGTEDK
- a CDS encoding uroporphyrinogen-III synthase, with product MAVLVTRPGEQGVGLCSLLESHGISAYHHPLIDIVADLTDTQLSAHLHHAHFIIAVSRHAVQCAQQILSNNGISWPKHAIYLAVGQKTAHYLSKCAQQKVHYPQVSDSEHLLQLPALNDVDQQTVVILRGNGGRELIKDALVRRGAKVHYSETYKREFIPFDPVSCISLWKTLRIHQIIVTSGEQLDYLCSQLTSEQLAWLNQQELYIPSQRIADIAIKKGFTQVRCTGSASNQELLAALQP
- the hemC gene encoding hydroxymethylbilane synthase, translating into MTQSTPIRIATRKSPLALWQAYFVKDALQAAHPGLEVELVTMVTKGDVILDTPLAKVGGKGLFVKELEVAMLEGRADLAVHSMKDVPVDFPEGLGLVTICEREDPRDAFVSNTYSSVDELPQGAIVGTCSLRRQCQLKEYRPDLIIKDLRGNVGTRLGKLDAGEYDAIVLAAAGLKRLELEERIRSFIEPEQSLPAVGQGAVGIECRLDDERLLKLLEPLNHKDTVDRVLCERAMNLTLEGGCQVPIGSYALLDGDEVWLRALVGEPDGSQIVRGEIRGHRKDGEALGVQLANQLLDNGARDILTKLYADHD
- a CDS encoding class I adenylate cyclase, which gives rise to MQAYTQKIIQRLDNLNQQRVERALALMDSQSQQVFHLIPVLLNYNHPVIPGYYDADVPVGVCCLEPNDVQQQFIDDTQLTISDKLDDAVQPAILGLYTMGSTSSIGQSTSSDLDIWVCISPEMDSDERELLTNKCLLITDWAQTKGVEANFFLMDEERFRSNHSEEMTGDNCGSSQHLLLLDEFYRSAVRIAGQRLLWQIVPPEMEESYDEYVSQLCRDGHIDCKEWIDFGKLNRIPAEEYFGSNLWQLYKSIDSPYKSVLKAILLEAYSWEYPHTQLLSIDTKRRFFAHEPDLYGMDAYYLMLEKVTRYLERIQDHTRLDLVRRCFYLKTHEKLSRQPGVGSVAWRREALSDMITRWDWDERVVAELDDRRNWKVEQVKVVHHALLDALMQSYRNLIQFARRNDITSAISPQDISILARKLYAAFEVLPGKVTLLNPQISPDLHEPDLSFIEVKNGGVNKSGWYLYKQPLVAHRILGQPYLEHHEYLSKLVSWAFFNGLITESTRLHAVVREAQLDIDKFYQMVSDLRNTFALRKRRPTMQALASPCEISQLTMFINFESDPTEELSGRSLKVDVKNTDVFSFGPEHKNLVGSVDLVYRNSWHEVRTLHFKGETAMLDALKTILGKMHQDALPPESVDVFCYAKNMRGVMRNKVYQLLAECIDLRLKPVEQEKRRRFKAMRLGEKTYGLFFERRGVSVQKLENSVDFYRSISTNKLKGSPLLMLDREQEYQMPDAVDGFASEGLVQFFFEDSEKGFNIYVLDESNQVEVYHQFSGSKDEMIASVNSFYTSVKDDTHVASKFINFNLPQYYQIIHPEEGNAYIIPYRNDCPPHRPNKAVNA